Proteins from a genomic interval of Rosa chinensis cultivar Old Blush chromosome 2, RchiOBHm-V2, whole genome shotgun sequence:
- the LOC112190180 gene encoding uncharacterized protein LOC112190180 codes for MMDMVNVSQRKTKRQSEKMSLEDYLLLIQSRSNLHLTVTHLNQIISMHGFKKLHRLHKKVLSDAVSTLDLVEPSRSTLRDYISPPVNTFLNDVVADMNDLSWQECCVTAIKTLSSCQLNDAVECSKSHQSPPTALDSHGGGVSGTTFQGRAEPLRKLVQWKKRRAQESADPVVKRQRMRSESDGGGGAAALACDCVSLDSC; via the exons atgatggataTGGTGAATGTAAGCCAACGCAAGACGAAAAGGCAAAGCGAGAAGATGTCTCTGGAAGACTACCTCCTTCTCATTCAGTCTCGCTCCAACCTCCACCTCACCGTCACTCACCTCAATCAG ATCATCAGCATGCACGGATTCAAAAAACTTCACAGACTTCACAAG AAAGTTCTGAGCGACGCCGTGAGCACACTTGACCTGGTGGAACCGAGCCGCTCTACGCTCCGGGACTACATCTCGCcgccggtcaacacttttctgAACGACGTCGTCGCGGACATGAAcgacctgagctggcaggagtGCTGCGTCACCGCCATCAAAACGCTGAGCTCGTGTCAACTAAACGACGCCGTCGAGTGCTCGAAGAGCCACCAATCGCCTCCCACGGCTCTGGATTCCCACGGCGGCGGCGTTTCCGGTACTACATTTCAGGGAAGGGCTGAGCCGTTGAGGAAACTGGTGCAGTGGAAGAAGAGACGGGCTCAGGAGAGCGCTGATCCGGTGGTGAAGAGGCAGAGGATGAGATCGGAAAGCGACGGTGGTGGTGGCGCCGCCGCTCTTGCTTGTGATTGTGTCTCGTTGGATTCGTGTTGA